One region of Spartobacteria bacterium genomic DNA includes:
- a CDS encoding pentapeptide repeat-containing protein, which yields MRHSVYIVVFRHINIPHRPQEMIMAELFTKNEYDAIHFEDIAADGQALCEKEFEGCSFERCHFSEAVWQRCRFIDCCFSHCNLSLLQLHYSTLSNVRFDECKVIGIDWTKAVWSKLASRSPLSFNQCLLSNTSFFQLHLKGLILTKCRAHDVDFRGGDFSGSNFSDTDFSRSLFSKTNLTNTNFSGAVHYDIDLFDNTLTGAQFSRWEAIHLLDCLDIVFTD from the coding sequence ATGCGACATTCCGTTTATATTGTCGTTTTTCGTCATATAAATATACCTCATCGACCACAGGAAATGATCATGGCAGAGCTTTTCACAAAAAACGAATATGATGCGATACATTTCGAAGATATCGCGGCAGATGGTCAGGCATTATGTGAAAAAGAATTTGAAGGGTGCAGCTTTGAACGGTGCCACTTCAGCGAAGCCGTCTGGCAGCGATGCCGGTTTATTGACTGCTGCTTCAGCCATTGCAATCTCAGTCTCCTCCAGCTTCATTACAGCACACTGTCCAACGTTCGTTTTGATGAGTGCAAGGTGATCGGCATCGACTGGACCAAGGCCGTCTGGTCAAAACTCGCATCACGCAGCCCTTTGTCATTTAACCAGTGCCTGCTCAGTAATACCTCTTTCTTTCAACTGCACTTAAAAGGCCTGATTCTCACAAAATGCCGAGCACACGACGTGGATTTTCGAGGCGGCGACTTTAGTGGATCGAATTTTTCTGACACCGATTTCAGTCGCAGTCTTTTCAGTAAAACAAATCTCACCAACACCAACTTTTCCGGAGCAGTCCATTACGACATTGATCTTTTTGACAATACGCTGACCGGGGCGCAATTCAGCCGCTGGGAGGCCATCCATCTGCT
- a CDS encoding oxaloacetate decarboxylase gamma chain, with the protein MQLYSEKELHVLEGVILMFVGMSVVFMFLVLMVYTMQASTAFFQKFAHLFPEPEPAKKAKPARAAGGANDNAEIAIAIAAVKALTK; encoded by the coding sequence ATGCAATTATATAGCGAGAAGGAGCTACACGTGTTAGAAGGCGTCATACTCATGTTCGTGGGGATGTCCGTGGTATTCATGTTTCTTGTTCTTATGGTTTATACCATGCAGGCATCTACGGCATTTTTCCAGAAATTCGCACATTTGTTCCCCGAACCGGAACCTGCGAAAAAAGCTAAACCGGCCAGAGCGGCCGGCGGTGCAAACGATAATGCGGAAATCGCCATTGCGATTGCCGCTGTAAAAGCTTTAACGAAGTAA
- a CDS encoding biotin attachment protein, with product MAKKKIHIMNTAFRDGFQSCYGARVLTDDFLPAVEACVDAGITHFEAGGGARFQSLFFYCNENAFTMMDRFREVAGKNADLQTLARGVNVVGLDSQSSDIIKLHAKMFAKHGITTIRNFDALNDVNNLIDSGKAIKDAGLNHEVVVTMMELPPGCSGAHTAEFYMQVLKQILDAGIPYDSVCFKDASGTSVPSKIFETIKGARKMLGNDVKIVFHSHETAGIGTVGYKSAIEAGADQVDCSMLPMSGGTCQPDIATLWHALRGTDYELDVDIDKVMKAEVICKKCLEDYFLPPEAKAVEPLIPWSPMPGGALTANTQMLRDNGLMDKYADCINAMGEVVRLGGFGTSVTPVSQFYFQQAFNNVMFGPWKKIAEGYGKMVLGYFGKTPCEPDPEIVKLAAEQLGKEPTTEKVVTLNDRDATKGIDVAKKMLTDAGITDLSDENIFIAAACKEKGIQFLLGNAKIGVRKNAAEAAEATPAVAGNASGGYTVTVNGKKYGVKLDGDKAEVNGKSYDVTVKAGMDAPKATSGGKGCVEVRAQMPGNILRVEVAEGDSVSDGDVLLVMEAMKMEVEVKSPASGTVATVEVAVGDQTASGSVLVTIND from the coding sequence ATGGCTAAGAAAAAAATTCACATTATGAATACAGCCTTCCGTGACGGATTTCAGTCCTGTTATGGTGCGCGCGTATTAACCGACGATTTCCTGCCCGCTGTGGAAGCATGCGTGGATGCGGGTATAACTCATTTTGAAGCAGGCGGCGGCGCCCGTTTCCAGAGCTTGTTTTTCTATTGCAACGAAAACGCCTTCACGATGATGGACCGTTTTCGCGAAGTGGCCGGCAAAAATGCAGACCTGCAGACACTGGCCCGTGGTGTTAACGTGGTGGGTTTGGATTCGCAGTCCAGCGATATCATCAAACTTCACGCCAAAATGTTCGCGAAACACGGGATTACGACCATTCGTAACTTTGATGCGCTGAACGATGTCAACAACTTGATCGACAGCGGCAAGGCGATTAAAGATGCCGGTCTGAATCATGAAGTCGTGGTCACCATGATGGAACTGCCTCCGGGCTGCTCTGGTGCACATACAGCTGAATTCTACATGCAGGTGCTGAAACAGATTCTTGATGCCGGTATTCCTTACGACAGCGTTTGTTTTAAAGATGCATCGGGAACATCTGTGCCTTCGAAAATTTTTGAGACCATCAAAGGAGCCCGCAAAATGCTGGGCAACGACGTAAAGATCGTCTTCCATTCCCATGAAACGGCCGGTATCGGTACAGTAGGTTACAAATCAGCGATTGAAGCCGGTGCGGATCAGGTCGACTGCTCTATGCTGCCTATGTCCGGCGGTACGTGCCAGCCTGATATTGCCACCTTGTGGCATGCCCTGCGCGGTACAGATTATGAGCTGGATGTGGATATCGATAAGGTCATGAAGGCCGAAGTCATCTGCAAAAAATGTCTGGAAGATTATTTTCTGCCGCCTGAAGCCAAAGCGGTTGAGCCATTGATTCCCTGGTCTCCCATGCCGGGTGGCGCACTGACTGCCAATACGCAGATGCTGCGCGATAACGGTCTGATGGACAAATATGCGGACTGCATCAACGCCATGGGTGAAGTGGTTCGCCTGGGTGGATTCGGTACGTCTGTTACACCGGTATCTCAGTTCTATTTCCAGCAGGCGTTCAACAATGTAATGTTTGGCCCTTGGAAGAAGATCGCCGAAGGCTATGGAAAAATGGTTCTCGGGTACTTTGGCAAAACGCCTTGCGAACCAGATCCTGAAATCGTGAAATTGGCCGCTGAACAGTTGGGCAAAGAGCCTACGACCGAAAAAGTGGTTACGCTCAACGACCGCGATGCGACTAAAGGCATTGATGTCGCCAAGAAAATGCTTACCGATGCCGGTATTACCGATCTTTCCGATGAAAACATTTTCATCGCTGCCGCATGCAAAGAAAAAGGCATCCAGTTCCTGCTGGGCAATGCCAAAATCGGCGTTCGTAAAAATGCAGCGGAAGCCGCTGAAGCGACACCTGCCGTCGCAGGCAATGCCTCCGGTGGTTATACGGTCACGGTGAACGGCAAAAAATATGGCGTGAAACTGGATGGCGACAAAGCCGAAGTGAACGGAAAGTCCTATGATGTAACAGTCAAAGCGGGCATGGATGCTCCTAAGGCTACTTCCGGTGGCAAGGGCTGTGTCGAAGTGCGCGCCCAGATGCCCGGTAATATTCTTCGCGTCGAAGTGGCTGAAGGCGATAGCGTAAGCGATGGCGATGTCCTGCTGGTCATGGAAGCCATGAAGATGGAAGTGGAAGTAAAATCCCCTGCAAGCGGAACCGTTGCAACAGTTGAAGTCGCTGTAGGCGATCAGACCGCATCAGGTTCTGTACTTGTCACAATCAACGACTAA